The Neomonachus schauinslandi unplaced genomic scaffold, ASM220157v2 HiC_scaffold_889, whole genome shotgun sequence genomic interval TGAGGAAGTCCCACTGAGGAAGAAATGCTCCAGTGTGACTCCATTGTGTGGGGCGAGTGTGGACAGCGAGAGGAGCAGCTGTGGGCTGAGGAAGGGAGACAGCAATCCCAATCCAGTCCTGGACCAGGAGCTGTCCTGTCATCAGGACTGAGAGGAGACTGGCTGGATGAAGAAGCAAAGAGGCCTGGGAAAACAGAAGTGGGCCGTGGAGACTGGACCCTCTGTGAGGAGGCTTAAAATTGTCCCCCCTCAGGGCCCTGGCATTGCTGTGGGTGACGTCTGTGCTGCAGACATGACCCCGAGGGATGGGAGGCCATGGCTGCCTGTAGCTCTGCTCTTTCTGCAGGGCCCAGGTAAGCGGGGCTGAGACTGGGCAGGGAAGTGTGtcctgaggggagggagggagacagggggatggggagggagggttgCGGTGCAGCCcgtggggagggaagcaggacctgggagggaggagggagagcagagaacaTTCTAGGATCGGCCAGCACTGCCTCAGCAGTGACCAGAAGTATTCAGTGCATACAGCTGGTGAGTCATGTCTACTGTGCTGCACAGAGCAGCCCTGACGAGAGGGGGGCCTGTGACCACCATTACTCTAGTGTCACAGTCAGAAACGACATGTCcgtgcatcacacacacacacacacacacacacagaggcacgcACACCACGGACACCCTCTCCTTGTGTCACTTTGTGAGGAGGGAGCTATATCTCCTCCCTCTGGTCTCAGAAAAGGCCTGTCTCCTGCCAAGTTCTACTATAGACCCCGAGGGCCCTTGAGGGACTCCGGGGTCGCCATGACTCCAGATCCCCTTGACCCAGGTCCATCTGGTGATTGACCACACTCGGTTGTGTTTTCCAGGCTGTTGGTGTCTGAGTGGCCCCACGTCCGTGACGGGCACCGTGGGGGGATCCCTGAGCGTGCAGTGTCAGTACGAGGAGAAATTCAGAGAGATTGCCAAATACTGGTGCAAGAGCCCATGTGTGTGGAGTACTGTAAAGACCaaggaggcagacagagaagTGAGGAACGGCCGTGTGTCCATCAGGGACCATCCCGCCAACCTCACCTTCACAGTGACCTTGGAGAGCCTCACAGAGGATGATGCAGGAACATACCGGTGTGGGATCGA includes:
- the LOC123323789 gene encoding protein CD300H-like isoform X2: MKKQRGLGKQKWAVETGPSVRRLKIVPPQGPGIAVGDVCAADMTPRDGRPWLPVALLFLQGPGCWCLSGPTSVTGTVGGSLSVQCQYEEKFREIAKYWCKSPCVWSTVKTKEADREVRNGRVSIRDHPANLTFTVTLESLTEDDAGTYRCGIDTSSGLPGFVFDHTFRVVVSVTPGPSSVRPTSIPGLHRTQPAPTWGTATLQETPNPRQYLGSLLGSVHFLLLILLKVPLFLIMLSAVLWVNRPQWAVCGTQSRPDEDNLRPSLSIDILSRDTATQTRGGRTAGPKPTSSHLLPKTGKNK